The following proteins are encoded in a genomic region of Procambarus clarkii isolate CNS0578487 chromosome 23, FALCON_Pclarkii_2.0, whole genome shotgun sequence:
- the LOC138367843 gene encoding uncharacterized protein, with amino-acid sequence MTVIYARMTVIYARMTVIYARMTVIHAHMIVIYACMTVIYARMTMIYARMTVNYARMTVNYARMTVIHACMTLNYAHKTVIYARMTVIYARMTVIYARMTVIYARMTMIYARMTVNYARMTVIYACMTMTYACMTVNYARMTVIYACMTMTYACMTVNYACMTENYATFKVLILVTLIVNGENVQDESWVFIQALIAIS; translated from the coding sequence atgactgtgatctatgcccgcatgactgtgatctatgcccgcatgactgtgatctatgcccgcatgactgtgatccatGCCCACATGATTGTGATCTATGCCTGCATGACTGTGATTTATGCCCGCATGActatgatctatgcccgcatgactgtgaactatgcccgcatgactgtgaactatgcccgcatgactgtaatCCATGCCTGCATGACTTTGAACTATGCCCACAAGACTGTGatttatgcccgcatgactgtgatctatgcccgcatgactgtgatctatgcccgcatgactgtgatctatgcccgcatgactatgatctatgcccgcatgactgtgaactatgcccgcatgactgtgatctatgcctgcATGACTATGACCTATGCCTgcatgactgtgaactatgcccgcatgactgtgatctatgcctgcATGACTATGACCTATGCCTgcatgactgtgaactatgccTGCATGACTGAGAACTATGCCACCTTCAAAGTGTTGATTTTGGTAACCTTAATTGTGAATGGAGAAAATGTTCAAGACGAATCTTGGGTGTTTATCCAGGCACTCATTGCAATCTCATAA